The following are from one region of the Mesorhizobium sp. B4-1-4 genome:
- a CDS encoding NADPH-dependent FMN reductase → MSKPKIAIIVGSTRAARFADVPTQWIAKIAKSHADIDVEVVDLRDFPLPFFDEVASSAWVPSTNEVAQRWQKKVAEYDGFIFTAAEYNHGPTAVLKNAVDYAANEWNKKPAGFVGYGSVGGARAVEQLRLHAVELQMAPVKSAVHIAWGDFLAVRQGEKKLEDLEHLNQAAAALVNDVAWWAKALKKARDAEVVDDEIKAA, encoded by the coding sequence GCCATTATCGTTGGTTCGACGCGCGCCGCGCGCTTCGCCGATGTGCCCACCCAATGGATCGCCAAGATCGCCAAGTCGCATGCCGACATCGACGTGGAAGTCGTCGACCTGCGTGACTTCCCGCTGCCTTTCTTCGACGAAGTTGCCTCCTCCGCCTGGGTGCCTTCGACGAACGAGGTGGCGCAGCGCTGGCAGAAGAAGGTCGCCGAGTATGACGGCTTCATCTTCACCGCCGCCGAATACAATCATGGCCCGACGGCGGTGCTGAAGAACGCCGTCGACTACGCCGCCAACGAATGGAACAAGAAGCCGGCCGGCTTCGTCGGCTATGGCAGCGTCGGTGGCGCCCGCGCCGTCGAGCAGCTCCGCCTCCATGCCGTCGAACTGCAGATGGCGCCGGTCAAGTCCGCCGTCCATATCGCCTGGGGCGACTTCCTCGCCGTGCGCCAGGGCGAGAAGAAGCTTGAGGATCTCGAGCACCTGAACCAGGCCGCCGCCGCGCTGGTCAACGATGTCGCCTGGTGGGCCAAGGCGCTGAAGAAGGCGCGCGACGCCGAAGTGGTCGACGATGAAATCAAGGCGGCCTGA
- a CDS encoding DUF3775 domain-containing protein → MQQRLEKNWELSIGPDTVRLFILKAKALSAAVNEDYADGAEHEIEFDGDTHDNHHHDGLSEESSENLTEEELRELINDLNVDEAAELIALAWVGRGDYDPSEWSDAVTAARERPNRRTAKYLLGMPLLADWLEEGLEAIGA, encoded by the coding sequence GTGCAGCAACGGCTTGAGAAGAACTGGGAACTTTCGATCGGCCCCGACACCGTGCGCCTGTTCATCCTCAAGGCCAAGGCGCTGAGTGCGGCCGTCAACGAGGATTATGCCGACGGTGCCGAACACGAGATCGAGTTCGATGGCGACACGCACGACAATCACCATCATGACGGCCTTTCCGAGGAGAGTTCGGAAAACCTGACCGAAGAGGAACTGCGCGAACTGATCAACGACCTCAATGTCGATGAAGCCGCCGAACTGATCGCGCTCGCCTGGGTCGGGCGTGGCGACTACGACCCCTCGGAATGGTCGGATGCCGTGACCGCGGCGCGCGAGCGCCCCAACAGGCGCACGGCAAAATACCTGCTCGGCATGCCGCTGCTTGCCGACTGGCTGGAAGAGGGGCTGGAAGCGATCGGCGCGTAA
- a CDS encoding tetratricopeptide repeat protein, translating to MHKRVLIQTASALIALQFLAVPAFAAGGDSSGGGQTVTQCKKGEVWDKKKKKCVAPQEGMLDDDSIYEAGHDLAMAGRYDEAISVLTLAANKQDPRILNYLGYSHRHSGRVAVGLGYYEEALRIDPNYTLVREYLGEAHLQIGDLAGAQQQLVEIEKRTGKGSREYGMLAEQINHFMRS from the coding sequence ATGCATAAAAGAGTGCTGATCCAGACGGCGAGCGCGCTAATCGCTCTGCAGTTTCTTGCCGTTCCGGCGTTCGCCGCGGGCGGCGACAGTTCGGGCGGCGGCCAGACTGTCACCCAGTGCAAGAAGGGCGAGGTCTGGGACAAGAAGAAGAAAAAGTGCGTCGCGCCCCAGGAAGGCATGTTGGACGACGACAGCATCTATGAAGCCGGTCACGACCTGGCGATGGCCGGGCGCTATGACGAGGCGATCTCGGTGCTCACCCTTGCCGCCAACAAGCAGGATCCGCGCATCCTCAACTATCTCGGCTATTCGCACCGTCATTCCGGCCGTGTCGCCGTAGGCCTCGGCTATTACGAGGAAGCCCTGCGCATCGACCCCAACTATACGCTGGTGCGGGAATATCTCGGCGAAGCGCATCTCCAGATTGGCGATCTGGCCGGCGCCCAGCAGCAGCTGGTGGAGATCGAGAAGCGTACCGGCAAGGGGTCGCGCGAATACGGCATGCTGGCCGAGCAGATCAACCATTTCATGCGGAGCTGA
- a CDS encoding extensin family protein gives MEQPLTPRVDQPLKPRGKSRRKQPKPRGEQQITRSPAQQTTQPPLPSPADVPLPEQRPAGSPNTEKSPKTEEQNTEAPKSGGASNQFNEEKSRYKKQALPEPQANMESEPEPPAVAPIPTPKPDDQEPEAQPPDVAPQPPQKPADSGDQKMLPDPRSADLPADKMPAEEVACRERLKALGVEFEEHKAESNPEIGCSIPYPLVLKSLGKSIAIAPGTELNCPMAEATARFAADVVQPAAKAEFGADLKSIGQASAFVCRPRHGAGKLSEHAFGNALDIASFTLSDGRTIEVGLTPPEKEGKFLDAIRKAACGPFKTVLGPGADADHALHFHFDLEPRRHGGTFCQ, from the coding sequence GTGGAGCAGCCGCTGACGCCGCGGGTCGACCAGCCCCTGAAGCCGCGGGGGAAATCGCGGCGCAAGCAGCCGAAACCGAGGGGCGAGCAACAGATCACGCGCAGCCCCGCCCAGCAGACGACGCAGCCTCCGCTGCCATCGCCCGCCGATGTTCCCCTGCCGGAGCAACGTCCCGCAGGCTCGCCAAACACGGAAAAAAGCCCGAAAACGGAAGAACAGAACACCGAGGCCCCAAAGAGCGGCGGGGCTTCCAATCAGTTCAATGAAGAAAAATCCCGTTACAAGAAACAGGCGCTCCCCGAACCGCAAGCCAACATGGAAAGCGAGCCGGAGCCACCGGCCGTGGCGCCAATACCGACACCAAAGCCCGATGACCAGGAGCCCGAGGCCCAGCCGCCTGACGTCGCCCCGCAACCACCTCAGAAGCCGGCCGATAGCGGCGACCAGAAGATGCTTCCCGACCCGCGCTCGGCCGACCTGCCGGCGGACAAGATGCCCGCGGAGGAAGTTGCCTGCCGGGAACGGCTGAAGGCGCTCGGGGTCGAATTCGAGGAGCACAAGGCGGAAAGCAATCCCGAAATCGGCTGTTCGATTCCCTATCCCCTGGTGCTGAAGTCACTCGGCAAGTCGATCGCGATTGCCCCCGGCACCGAACTCAATTGTCCGATGGCCGAGGCAACGGCGCGTTTTGCCGCTGACGTCGTCCAGCCGGCGGCGAAAGCCGAATTCGGCGCCGACCTGAAATCGATCGGCCAGGCATCGGCCTTCGTCTGCCGGCCGCGACACGGCGCTGGGAAACTGTCGGAGCACGCTTTCGGCAACGCGCTCGACATCGCGAGCTTCACCCTATCGGACGGCAGGACAATCGAGGTCGGCCTGACCCCGCCGGAGAAGGAGGGCAAGTTCCTCGACGCAATCCGCAAGGCCGCCTGCGGTCCGTTCAAGACCGTGCTTGGACCCGGCGCCGACGCTGACCACGCCTTGCATTTCCATTTCGACCTCGAACCGCGCCGCCATGGCGGCACGTTTTGCCAATGA
- the waaF gene encoding lipopolysaccharide heptosyltransferase II produces MAESPTILVIGPRWVGDMVMAQCLFSALKELHPNAVIDVLAPAWAAPLVKRMPEIRQQIDFPQKPGALEFTHRRRFGRLLRGRYDMAYILPGSWKSALIPFFARIPRRFGHLREMRYGLLTDIVPLPDAVKRRTAQAYFGLAQGGTFRAPQLTVDAQNQAVLLERFGLTPQKFVALMPGAEFGPAKRWPSESYAGLAREFMGKGLKVALFGSKNDRDVTAEIAALAPGVVDLAGQTRLEDAIDLIAAARLAVSNDSGLMHVAAAVGTPIVAVYGSTSPENTPPLAERRELVWLGLSCSPCHRKVCPLGHLNCLKTLEVGRVAAAADRLLELPATA; encoded by the coding sequence ATGGCTGAAAGCCCAACGATCCTCGTGATCGGCCCACGCTGGGTGGGCGATATGGTGATGGCGCAGTGCCTGTTCTCGGCGCTGAAGGAGCTCCATCCCAACGCCGTGATCGATGTGCTGGCGCCCGCCTGGGCCGCCCCGCTGGTCAAGCGCATGCCTGAAATACGCCAGCAGATCGACTTTCCGCAGAAGCCCGGCGCGCTCGAATTCACCCATCGCCGCCGTTTCGGCCGCCTGCTGCGCGGCCGCTACGACATGGCTTATATCCTGCCGGGCAGCTGGAAATCGGCGCTGATCCCGTTCTTTGCCCGCATTCCACGCCGTTTCGGCCATTTGCGTGAAATGCGCTATGGGCTGCTGACCGACATCGTGCCGCTGCCCGATGCCGTGAAACGGCGCACCGCGCAGGCCTATTTCGGCCTCGCCCAGGGCGGCACTTTCCGCGCGCCCCAGCTGACCGTGGATGCGCAAAACCAGGCTGTCCTGCTCGAGCGTTTCGGGCTGACGCCGCAAAAATTCGTGGCCCTCATGCCCGGCGCCGAGTTCGGCCCGGCCAAGCGCTGGCCGAGCGAAAGCTATGCCGGCCTTGCCCGCGAGTTCATGGGCAAGGGCTTGAAAGTCGCGCTGTTCGGATCGAAGAACGACCGCGACGTGACGGCGGAGATCGCGGCCCTCGCGCCTGGCGTCGTCGACCTCGCCGGCCAGACGCGGCTGGAGGACGCCATCGATCTGATCGCCGCCGCTAGGCTGGCTGTCTCTAACGACAGCGGACTGATGCATGTCGCCGCGGCTGTCGGCACGCCGATCGTTGCCGTCTATGGTTCGACCTCACCTGAAAACACGCCGCCGCTGGCGGAGCGCCGCGAACTGGTCTGGCTAGGCCTGTCCTGCTCGCCCTGCCACCGCAAGGTCTGCCCGCTCGGTCACCTCAATTGCCTGAAGACGTTGGAAGTCGGGCGGGTCGCGGCGGCGGCCGACCGGCTGCTGGAACTTCCGGCCACGGCATGA
- a CDS encoding IS1182 family transposase (programmed frameshift), with protein sequence MLKRPAPEQTALEMVTLDQLVPADHLLRKIDRAIDFFFIHDLTAPLYCADNGRPPLDPTLMFKALFIGYLFGVRSERQLVREIEVNVAYRWFLRLKLTDKVFDASTLSQNRRRRYQDETIAQAIFDRIVEQAIRAGLVDGTVLYTDSTHLKANANKGKYDLALVAKSRADYWSELDRAIEVERALHGQKPLKQKQKQRKPPEKQTKVSRADPEAGYMVREGKPKGFFYLDHRTVDGRCGIITDTFATPANVHDSIVYLGRLDRQVERFGFNVAAAGLDAGYATPGIAKGLEDRTIRGVTGYRNPTPPKPGMMRKSAFVYEPDADGYRCPQGQLLAYATTDRSGYRHYRSDPAICRDCPLLASCTSNAKAERTITRHVWQDARERVDANRSTAWGKAIYRRRKETVERSFADAKQLFGHRYARFRGRTRVACQCLIAAAAQNMKKIAISLWPSPKPAPA encoded by the exons ATGTTGAAGCGACCCGCCCCTGAACAGACCGCGCTCGAGATGGTGACGTTGGATCAGCTGGTTCCGGCTGACCACCTGTTGCGCAAGATCGATCGCGCGATCGACTTTTTCTTCATCCACGATCTGACAGCGCCGCTCTACTGCGCCGACAATGGCCGACCGCCGCTCGATCCGACCTTGATGTTCAAGGCGCTGTTCATCGGCTACCTGTTCGGCGTGCGCTCGGAGCGGCAGCTGGTGCGCGAGATCGAGGTCAATGTCGCCTACCGCTGGTTTTTGCGGCTGAAGCTGACGGACAAGGTGTTCGACGCCTCGACGCTGTCGCAGAACCGGCGCCGGCGCTACCAGGACGAGACGATCGCGCAGGCGATCTTCGACCGCATCGTCGAGCAGGCGATCCGGGCGGGGCTGGTGGACGGGACGGTGCTCTACACCGACAGCACGCATCTGAAGGCCAACGCCAACAAGGGCAAATACGACCTTGCCCTGGTCGCCAAGTCGCGGGCCGACTACTGGAGCGAACTCGACCGCGCCATCGAGGTGGAGCGGGCGCTGCATGGCCAAAAGCCGCTGAAGCAGAAGCAGAAGCAGCGCAAGCCGCCCGAGAAGCAGACCAAGGTCAGCCGTGCCGATCCGGAGGCCGGCTACATGGTGCGCGAGGGCAAGCCGAAGGGCTTCTTCTATCTCGATCACCGCACGGTGGATGGCCGTTGCGGCATCATCACCGACACGTTCGCCACGCCGGCCAACGTGCATGACTCGATCGTCTATCTCGGCCGGCTCGACCGCCAGGTGGAGCGCTTCGGCTTCAATGTGGCGGCTGCGGGGCTGGATGCCGGCTACGCCACGCCGGGCATCGCCAAGGGGCTGGAGGACAGGACGATCAGGGGCGTCACCGGCTATCGCAACCCGACCCCGCCCAAGCCCGGCATGATGAGGAAGAGCGCCTTCGTCTATGAGCCGGATGCGGACGGCTATCGTTGCCCGCAGGGCCAGTTGCTTGCCTATGCCACAACCGACCGCAGCGGCTACCGGCATTACAGGAGCGATCCGGCGATCTGCCGCGACTGTCCGCTGTTGGCCTCCTGCACCTCAAACGCCAAGGCCGAACGCACCATCACGCGCCATGTCTGGCAGGACGCCCGCGAGCGGGTCGACGCCAATCGCTCGACCGCATGGGGCAAGGCCATCTACCGGCGCCGCAAGGAGACGGTCGAGCGGTCTTTCGCCGACGCCAAGCAGCTCTTCGGCCACCGCTATGCCCGCTTCCGAGGGCGAACCCGCGTCGCCTGCCAGTGCCTGATCGCCGCCGCCGCC CAGAACATGAAAAAGATCGCAATCAGCCTCTGGCCAAGCCCAAAACCAGCACCCGCCTGA
- the greA gene encoding transcription elongation factor GreA: MNKVPMTGEGFASLKEELRWRQQEERPRIIEAISEARSHGDLSENAEYHAAKEAQSLNEGRVNELEDLIARAEVIDVTKLSGDKVKFGATVVLVDEDTEEKKTYQIVGDQEADVKSGRISISSPIARALIGKEVGDAIEVNAPGGARGYEIVQVQFI; this comes from the coding sequence ATGAACAAGGTCCCGATGACAGGCGAGGGGTTCGCGTCATTGAAGGAAGAACTGCGTTGGCGCCAGCAGGAAGAGCGGCCGCGCATCATCGAGGCGATCTCTGAAGCGCGCTCGCATGGCGACCTGTCCGAAAATGCCGAATATCACGCCGCCAAGGAGGCGCAGAGCCTCAACGAGGGCCGCGTCAACGAACTCGAGGACCTGATCGCGCGCGCCGAAGTCATCGACGTCACCAAGCTCAGCGGCGACAAGGTCAAGTTCGGCGCCACCGTCGTGCTGGTCGATGAGGACACCGAGGAAAAGAAGACCTACCAGATCGTCGGCGACCAGGAAGCCGACGTGAAGTCCGGCCGCATCTCGATCTCCTCGCCGATCGCGCGGGCGCTGATCGGCAAGGAAGTCGGCGACGCCATCGAGGTCAATGCGCCAGGTGGTGCGCGCGGCTATGAGATCGTCCAGGTGCAGTTCATTTAA
- the waaC gene encoding lipopolysaccharide heptosyltransferase I codes for MKVLIVKTSSMGDVIHTFPAVEDASLVRPDISFDWCVEEAFAGIVALHPAIGRIHTVAIRRWRKALFNGGTWREAAALRRTLRACRYDLVIDAQGLLKSALVARQASTPIAGFDRSSAREPSATLFYDVTYNVPRDLHAIERTRRLFGLALGYQPDLATLNSGIVPPAGTIATTIRGKTAFLLHGTSREDKKWPVEDWIGTARLLVERGITPVTTWSNEREKMVAEAIAKAVPPTMVMPRSPLADIAGVLGRSTLVIGADTGLTHLASGFGLPTVAVFLATEPGLTGPRGPYASTLLAAPGGRVAPAEVIAEAERLMELSQANIGED; via the coding sequence ATGAAGGTCCTCATCGTCAAGACGTCGTCGATGGGCGATGTCATCCACACGTTCCCGGCTGTCGAGGATGCCAGCCTCGTCAGGCCGGACATATCCTTCGACTGGTGCGTCGAAGAGGCGTTCGCCGGCATCGTGGCGCTGCATCCGGCGATCGGCAGGATCCATACGGTCGCCATCCGGCGCTGGCGCAAGGCGTTGTTCAATGGCGGCACCTGGCGCGAAGCGGCCGCCCTGCGCCGCACCTTACGCGCATGCCGCTATGACTTGGTCATCGATGCACAGGGCCTGCTGAAATCGGCGCTTGTGGCCCGGCAGGCCAGCACGCCGATTGCCGGCTTCGACCGGTCGAGCGCGCGAGAGCCTTCGGCCACGCTGTTCTATGACGTCACCTATAATGTGCCGCGTGACCTGCACGCCATCGAGCGGACAAGGCGGTTGTTCGGACTGGCGCTTGGCTACCAACCCGATCTTGCGACGCTCAATTCCGGCATTGTGCCCCCGGCTGGCACCATCGCCACCACCATCAGAGGCAAGACCGCCTTCCTGCTGCACGGCACCAGCCGAGAGGACAAGAAATGGCCGGTCGAAGACTGGATCGGAACCGCCCGGCTGCTGGTCGAACGAGGCATCACGCCGGTCACCACCTGGTCGAATGAGCGCGAGAAGATGGTGGCCGAGGCGATCGCCAAGGCCGTGCCACCCACGATGGTCATGCCAAGATCACCGCTCGCCGACATCGCCGGCGTCCTCGGCCGCTCGACGCTGGTCATCGGTGCGGACACCGGGCTGACCCATCTAGCCAGCGGCTTCGGACTGCCGACAGTCGCGGTGTTCCTGGCGACGGAGCCGGGGCTGACGGGGCCGCGCGGACCCTACGCGTCAACGCTGCTGGCCGCCCCCGGCGGTCGTGTTGCGCCAGCGGAAGTGATAGCGGAGGCGGAGAGATTGATGGAGCTTAGCCAGGCAAATATCGGCGAAGATTGA
- a CDS encoding DMT family transporter: protein MIPVLVCALGIFLLSGMDAAMKVLVIAVGVYNTVLWRSMLATVVAGTGWLAGPRLLPAPSVLRLHALRAAVVGIVLLSFFWGLARLPLAEAIGLSFVAPLFALLLAALLLGERIQRQAIWASLAGMAGVAIIVAGQFGQRSYAGDALLGTAAVLVSTVFYAYNLILARQQALVAKPIEIMLFQNLCVAVILGFAAPWLAIALPGNLWLPLAGVTALSLAGQFLMSWAYARAEAQYLIPTEYSAFIWAIMLGFLFFDEAVTWTTLGGAGLIVASCLIATRSNPRLAEPIEATV from the coding sequence ATGATCCCGGTGCTCGTATGCGCGCTTGGCATTTTCCTCCTGTCCGGCATGGATGCCGCGATGAAGGTGCTGGTCATCGCTGTCGGCGTTTACAACACGGTCCTGTGGCGCAGCATGCTGGCGACCGTGGTCGCGGGCACGGGCTGGTTGGCGGGGCCGCGCTTGCTTCCTGCTCCCTCGGTGCTGAGGCTGCATGCGCTGCGGGCCGCTGTTGTCGGCATCGTCCTTTTGTCCTTCTTCTGGGGGCTTGCCAGGCTGCCGCTGGCAGAGGCGATCGGGCTTAGTTTCGTGGCGCCCCTGTTTGCGCTTCTCCTGGCCGCGCTTTTGCTGGGCGAGCGGATACAGCGGCAGGCGATCTGGGCCTCATTGGCCGGGATGGCGGGCGTCGCAATCATCGTGGCCGGACAGTTCGGACAGAGAAGCTATGCCGGCGATGCCCTGCTTGGGACGGCCGCGGTGCTCGTGTCGACCGTGTTCTACGCCTACAATCTGATCCTTGCGCGGCAACAGGCGCTGGTGGCCAAGCCAATCGAGATCATGCTGTTCCAGAACCTTTGCGTTGCGGTGATCCTTGGTTTTGCCGCGCCCTGGCTCGCCATCGCCTTGCCGGGCAATCTCTGGCTTCCGCTTGCCGGAGTGACGGCACTGTCACTCGCCGGCCAATTCCTGATGAGCTGGGCCTATGCCCGCGCCGAAGCGCAATATCTGATCCCGACGGAATACTCGGCCTTCATCTGGGCGATCATGCTCGGCTTCCTCTTCTTCGACGAGGCGGTGACCTGGACCACGCTGGGCGGAGCAGGCCTCATCGTGGCCAGCTGCCTGATCGCCACGCGCTCAAACCCCAGACTTGCAGAACCAATCGAAGCCACGGTTTGA
- a CDS encoding hemolysin family protein, with protein sequence MLYVEIAIVVVLICVNGLLAMSELAIVSSRPARLKAMIDRNINGAGRALALGSDPGKFLSSVQIGITLVGILSGAFSGATLGDRLAVFLASTGIRESIADPLGVGIVVAIITYFSLIVGELVPKQIALRDPERVAVRAAPAMTILATVSAPLVFLLDVSGRAVLWLLGQRGESEEKVTDEEIKMLVAEAEHHGTIESDERRMIAGVMRLGDRAVRAVMSPRTDVDWINLQSDDATIRKLLMETQHSRLPAGDGNVDAMIGVVQTRDVLAALLGGRALDPRKHVRAAPIVHDQADALDVLQKLKESDVPMALVHDEYGHFEGIVTPADILEAITGVFRSDLEAGEEENAVQRDDGSWLLAGYMQADEMAEVLGIDLPENRDYETVAGYVLSHMHHLPTTGECVDAQGWRFEVVDLDGRRIDKLIATRLPSGHREVVR encoded by the coding sequence ATGCTATACGTTGAAATCGCTATCGTGGTCGTCCTCATTTGCGTGAACGGCCTTCTGGCAATGTCCGAGCTCGCCATTGTCTCGTCACGGCCAGCCCGGCTCAAGGCAATGATCGACCGCAATATCAACGGCGCCGGCCGTGCCCTGGCGCTCGGCTCCGATCCCGGCAAATTTCTGTCCTCGGTGCAGATCGGCATCACCCTGGTCGGTATCCTCTCCGGCGCCTTCTCCGGCGCCACGCTGGGGGATCGACTGGCGGTGTTCCTGGCCTCGACCGGCATCCGCGAAAGCATAGCCGACCCGCTCGGCGTCGGCATCGTGGTCGCCATCATCACCTATTTCTCACTGATTGTTGGCGAGCTCGTGCCCAAGCAGATCGCCTTGCGCGATCCCGAGCGGGTTGCCGTCCGCGCGGCGCCCGCGATGACCATCCTTGCCACCGTTTCGGCGCCATTGGTGTTCCTGCTCGACGTTTCCGGCCGGGCTGTCCTGTGGCTGCTCGGCCAGCGCGGGGAAAGCGAGGAGAAGGTCACCGACGAGGAGATCAAGATGCTGGTCGCCGAGGCCGAGCATCACGGCACCATCGAATCCGACGAGCGGCGCATGATCGCCGGCGTCATGCGGCTTGGTGACCGCGCCGTGCGCGCCGTGATGTCGCCGCGCACCGACGTCGACTGGATCAATCTGCAGTCCGACGATGCCACGATCCGCAAGCTTTTGATGGAGACGCAGCATTCGCGTCTGCCGGCCGGCGACGGCAACGTCGACGCCATGATCGGCGTCGTCCAGACCCGCGACGTGCTGGCGGCGCTGCTTGGCGGCCGCGCGCTCGATCCGCGCAAACATGTGCGCGCGGCACCCATCGTCCACGACCAGGCCGATGCACTGGACGTGCTGCAAAAGCTGAAGGAATCCGACGTGCCGATGGCGCTGGTGCATGACGAATACGGGCACTTCGAAGGCATCGTCACCCCTGCGGACATCCTCGAGGCCATCACCGGCGTTTTCCGCTCGGATCTCGAAGCCGGCGAGGAAGAAAACGCCGTCCAGCGCGACGACGGCTCATGGCTGCTCGCCGGCTACATGCAGGCCGACGAGATGGCCGAGGTCCTCGGCATCGACCTGCCGGAAAACCGCGACTATGAGACCGTCGCCGGCTACGTGCTGTCACACATGCATCATTTGCCAACGACCGGCGAATGCGTCGACGCTCAAGGCTGGCGCTTCGAAGTGGTCGATCTCGACGGCCGCCGCATCGACAAGCTGATCGCCACCCGCCTGCCGAGCGGCCACCGCGAGGTGGTACGCTGA